The Staphylococcus sp. KG4-3 genome has a window encoding:
- the copZ gene encoding copper chaperone CopZ produces MATETIKVEGMSCEHCKHAVEDALTNLDGVSTANVNLEEGNVKVDFDDNKVTSPNMYEAIEDQGYDVK; encoded by the coding sequence ATGGCAACTGAAACAATTAAAGTAGAAGGTATGAGTTGTGAACACTGTAAACATGCAGTAGAAGATGCACTAACAAATCTAGATGGTGTATCAACAGCTAATGTTAATCTTGAAGAAGGTAACGTTAAAGTTGATTTTGATGATAACAAAGTCACATCGCCAAACATGTACGAAGCAATAGAAGATCAAGGTTATGACGTAAAATAA
- a CDS encoding SulP family inorganic anion transporter encodes MLNKIKREWLTAPGTNILAGIVVALALIPEAISFSIIAGVDPMVGLYSSFIIAVVISFVGGRPAMISAATGSVALVIVPLVRDHGVQYLLAATILMGVIQIIFGILKIGRLMKFIPNSVMIGFVNALAIMIFLTQIKHIFGISFATYLFVIITLLIIYLLPRIFNKIPAPLIAIILLTATYLVTGANVETVGDLGEIKRSLPQFFIPDVPFNLETLKIIFPYALSMAIVGLVESLLTARIVDQATDTYSSKNQESRGQGIANVITGFFGAMGGCAMIGQSVINVRSGATTRLSTFTAGVFLIILIIVFGDWVVEIPMPILAAIMVMVSVGTFNWRSFKFIKKAPRTDALVMILTVTIVLITSNLALGVIIGVIVSALSFATKISNVSVQYEESNHAIHYNIKGQIFFVSIDSLMNQLNLELRDKTIYLNFKEAHLWDDSAVNAIDTLIENYHKKNNKIYVQYLNKDSRKIVNELSKVNQQHLL; translated from the coding sequence ATGTTAAATAAAATCAAACGAGAATGGCTAACTGCTCCAGGAACCAATATATTGGCTGGTATTGTCGTTGCCTTAGCATTAATTCCAGAAGCCATTTCATTTTCAATTATAGCAGGAGTAGACCCTATGGTTGGTCTATATTCCTCTTTTATTATTGCAGTTGTCATTTCTTTCGTAGGTGGAAGACCAGCAATGATTTCTGCAGCAACAGGATCTGTAGCTTTAGTTATTGTGCCTTTAGTACGTGATCACGGCGTCCAATATTTATTAGCAGCCACTATTTTAATGGGTGTTATTCAAATTATCTTTGGTATATTAAAAATTGGTCGTTTAATGAAGTTTATCCCCAACTCTGTCATGATTGGTTTCGTTAATGCCTTAGCAATCATGATTTTCCTAACACAAATCAAACATATTTTTGGTATATCTTTTGCTACTTATCTATTTGTGATTATTACCTTACTGATTATCTATCTTTTACCACGTATTTTTAACAAGATACCCGCGCCATTAATTGCAATTATATTATTAACGGCAACTTATTTAGTAACTGGTGCAAATGTAGAAACAGTTGGAGATTTAGGAGAAATTAAACGTTCGTTACCTCAATTTTTCATTCCAGATGTGCCGTTCAACTTAGAGACGTTAAAAATCATTTTCCCATATGCATTATCTATGGCAATTGTTGGACTTGTAGAAAGCTTGCTTACAGCTCGAATTGTTGATCAAGCAACAGATACCTATAGTAGTAAAAACCAAGAATCTCGCGGCCAAGGAATTGCCAATGTCATCACAGGTTTCTTTGGTGCCATGGGTGGCTGTGCGATGATCGGTCAATCTGTAATCAATGTCCGTTCAGGCGCTACGACACGTCTATCTACCTTTACTGCTGGTGTATTCTTAATTATTTTAATCATCGTATTTGGCGATTGGGTCGTTGAAATTCCTATGCCGATTCTAGCAGCTATTATGGTTATGGTTTCTGTAGGAACTTTTAATTGGCGTTCATTTAAATTTATTAAAAAAGCACCCCGTACAGATGCACTTGTGATGATTCTCACTGTAACTATCGTATTAATTACAAGTAATTTAGCACTGGGAGTAATCATTGGTGTAATTGTAAGCGCCTTGTCCTTTGCTACCAAAATTTCAAATGTTTCCGTACAATATGAAGAAAGTAATCATGCCATTCATTATAATATCAAAGGACAAATCTTTTTTGTTTCTATAGATTCATTAATGAACCAACTAAATTTAGAATTACGTGACAAAACCATCTATTTAAACTTTAAAGAAGCACATTTATGGGATGATTCGGCAGTTAATGCCATAGACACACTAATTGAAAATTATCATAAAAAGAATAACAAAATTTATGTCCAATATCTAAATAAAGATAGTCGTAAAATTGTTAACGAATTAAGTAAAGTAAATCAGCAGCACCTTTTATAA
- a CDS encoding ABC transporter permease, with product MSFNQIVLKNLKQNLRHYAMYIFSLIVSIVLYFSFVTLKYTESINNENSMAIIRKGSDVGSYFLFFIIIVFLMYANQLFIKRRTREFALFQLIGLTKSNILRMLIIEQIAMFLVTGIIGVIVGVFGSKLLLMVVLKVLHISTSVALTFQFAAVFQTSLLIFISMLLIIIQSYIFLRRRSILSMMNDSTKSEVSKNTISIVEICAGLLGIVMIVFGYYMSTEMFGKFSNGMMFTPFIILLLTVVGAYLFFRSSVSVIFKMIKNAKRGKVSITDVVFTSSIMHRMKKNALSLSIIATISAVTVTVLCFGAISKSTIEDNVAMTSPQDFNFIDNKQAESFESKMKEAHIGFDKKYKEVSEVKMSKDTFFKETGNPNMFKPDSMLITSNKIFNDKQVTGNRAKVVNMGTTGGLVQHNEKGEIVLENHSQETFKVIGSEKDVNFMSVISFGGPVLLVSDDKYNNLKQNSAEIRKQFGYNLKKQSDWKEANKIAKSVSPNTESQKMVRQSMDDSIGILLFVTSFLGLAFLVAAGCIIYIKQMDETEDEIPNFVILRKIGYTHHDMLKGLALKVTFNFGLPLIVSLLHAYFAAKAFILLMGGNSMLPVYIVMGTYSVVYCIFAIMAFVHSSRIVKHSI from the coding sequence ATGAGTTTTAATCAAATTGTGCTTAAGAATTTAAAACAGAATTTGCGTCACTATGCGATGTATATTTTTTCATTGATTGTAAGTATCGTATTATATTTTAGTTTCGTAACTTTAAAATATACAGAGAGTATTAATAATGAAAATTCAATGGCAATTATAAGAAAGGGCTCAGATGTTGGATCATATTTCTTATTTTTTATCATCATTGTATTTTTAATGTATGCAAATCAATTGTTTATAAAGAGGCGTACACGTGAATTTGCTTTGTTTCAATTGATTGGACTAACTAAGTCGAATATATTACGTATGCTTATAATTGAACAAATTGCTATGTTTTTAGTAACTGGTATCATTGGTGTCATAGTAGGGGTGTTTGGGTCTAAGCTATTACTTATGGTTGTGCTAAAAGTTTTGCATATTAGTACAAGTGTAGCTTTAACTTTCCAATTTGCTGCAGTATTTCAAACAAGTTTATTAATCTTTATATCCATGCTACTAATTATTATACAAAGTTATATTTTCTTGCGCAGACGTAGTATTTTATCAATGATGAATGATAGTACAAAATCAGAAGTATCAAAGAATACTATCTCAATAGTAGAGATTTGTGCAGGCCTCTTAGGAATTGTGATGATTGTATTTGGTTATTATATGTCCACAGAAATGTTTGGGAAATTCTCGAATGGAATGATGTTTACACCTTTTATTATATTGCTTTTAACAGTAGTAGGTGCTTATTTGTTCTTCAGAAGTTCCGTATCTGTTATTTTTAAAATGATAAAAAATGCGAAACGTGGCAAAGTGTCTATAACTGATGTTGTATTTACATCTTCGATCATGCATAGAATGAAGAAAAACGCTTTGTCGTTATCAATAATTGCAACTATATCGGCAGTAACGGTGACTGTTCTTTGTTTTGGTGCTATTAGTAAATCAACTATTGAGGATAATGTTGCCATGACATCACCTCAAGATTTTAATTTTATTGATAATAAACAAGCAGAGTCATTTGAAAGTAAAATGAAAGAAGCGCATATTGGTTTTGATAAAAAGTATAAAGAGGTTTCTGAAGTGAAAATGTCGAAAGATACATTTTTTAAAGAGACTGGAAATCCAAATATGTTTAAACCTGATTCAATGTTAATTACAAGTAACAAAATTTTCAATGATAAGCAAGTGACTGGTAATCGTGCAAAAGTAGTTAATATGGGAACCACTGGAGGGCTCGTTCAGCACAATGAAAAAGGTGAGATTGTGTTAGAAAACCATTCCCAAGAAACGTTTAAAGTCATTGGCTCAGAAAAAGACGTTAACTTTATGAGTGTGATAAGTTTTGGTGGTCCAGTGTTATTAGTTAGTGATGATAAGTATAATAATTTAAAACAAAATTCTGCCGAAATACGTAAACAATTTGGTTATAATTTGAAAAAGCAAAGTGATTGGAAGGAAGCAAACAAAATTGCTAAATCAGTGTCGCCAAATACGGAATCGCAAAAAATGGTACGTCAATCGATGGATGATTCTATAGGTATTCTATTATTTGTTACATCGTTTTTAGGGTTAGCCTTTTTAGTCGCAGCAGGTTGTATAATCTACATTAAACAGATGGACGAAACTGAAGATGAAATACCTAATTTTGTTATTTTACGTAAGATTGGCTATACACATCACGATATGTTAAAAGGGCTAGCTTTAAAAGTGACGTTTAACTTTGGTTTACCTCTTATTGTATCCTTACTGCATGCCTATTTTGCAGCAAAAGCATTTATATTACTTATGGGTGGTAATAGTATGTTACCAGTTTATATTGTTATGGGTACTTATTCTGTTGTGTATTGTATTTTTGCAATTATGGCATTTGTACATTCAAGTAGAATTGTTAAGCATTCGATTTAA
- a CDS encoding heavy metal translocating P-type ATPase: MSEQKKTTFNITGMTCASCANRIEKNLNKMDEVEANVNVTTEKATISYNPSSTSTTDLYNTIEKTGYGVLNEKIDLDVTGMTCAACSNRIEKVLNRTDGVEEANVNLTTENATIVYNPNSISVDTLIQKIQKLGYDAQLKKEADEKQSHKAIELKHKLTKLIVSAILALPLLLTMFVHLFNMHLPSILMNPWFQFILATPIQFIIGWQFYVGAYKNLRNGSANMDVLVALGTSAAYFYSLYEMIKWLNDTNITPHLYFETSAILITLILFGKYLEARAKSQTTNALSELLNLQAKEARVLRNKEEYMIPLSEVVEGDYLIIKPGEKIPVDGIILKGKTSVDESMLTGESIPVEKVQNDYVIGSTMNQNGVLTIEATKVGKDTALSSIIKVVEEAQGSKAPIQRLADIISGYFVPIVVGIAILTFIIWITLVRQGQFEPALVAAIAVMVIACPCALGLATPTSIMVGTGKAAENGILFKGGEHIERAHQIDTVVLDKTGTITHGTPVVTDFDGDNEALQLLASAEKASEHSLAEAIVNYAKAEQVNLLEVHDFEAVPGRGIKATIDGKSLLVGNRKFLEDYQVTISSSELQLSKFEQSGKTAMLIAIDQKLRGTIAVADTVKDSTNKAIQQLHDLNIEVVMLTGDNQRTAEAIASQVGIDIVIAQVLPEEKAAKIKSLQANNKTVAMVGDGVNDAPALVQADIGIAIGTGTEVAIEAADITILGGDLLLVPKAITASKSTIRNIRQNLFWAFGYNVAGIPIAALGLLAPWIAGAAMALSSVSVVTNALRLKRMKL; this comes from the coding sequence ATGAGTGAACAGAAAAAAACTACTTTCAACATCACAGGCATGACATGTGCATCTTGCGCCAACCGTATAGAGAAAAATTTAAATAAAATGGATGAAGTTGAAGCTAATGTTAACGTTACAACTGAAAAAGCCACAATAAGCTATAATCCTAGTTCAACTTCTACTACTGATCTTTACAATACAATAGAAAAAACAGGATACGGTGTATTAAATGAAAAAATTGACTTAGACGTTACAGGCATGACATGTGCAGCGTGTTCTAACCGTATTGAAAAGGTACTGAATCGTACTGATGGTGTAGAGGAAGCAAACGTTAACCTTACAACGGAAAATGCTACGATTGTATATAACCCTAATTCAATTTCAGTTGATACTTTAATTCAAAAAATTCAAAAATTAGGCTATGATGCACAACTCAAAAAAGAAGCTGATGAGAAACAATCACACAAAGCAATAGAGTTAAAACATAAACTTACCAAATTAATTGTTTCGGCTATATTGGCTTTACCATTATTATTAACTATGTTTGTACATCTATTTAATATGCATTTGCCTTCTATTTTAATGAACCCATGGTTTCAGTTTATCTTAGCAACTCCGATACAATTCATCATTGGTTGGCAATTTTATGTTGGAGCTTATAAAAATCTTCGTAATGGTTCAGCAAATATGGATGTCCTAGTAGCATTAGGAACTAGCGCAGCCTATTTTTATAGCTTATATGAGATGATTAAATGGCTAAATGATACAAACATTACGCCTCATTTATATTTCGAAACAAGTGCTATACTCATTACACTGATTTTATTTGGTAAATATTTGGAAGCACGTGCAAAATCACAAACAACAAATGCCTTAAGCGAATTACTAAACTTGCAAGCTAAAGAAGCACGTGTACTACGTAACAAAGAGGAATATATGATACCTTTAAGTGAGGTCGTAGAAGGTGATTATTTAATTATTAAACCTGGAGAGAAAATACCTGTAGACGGTATAATTCTTAAAGGGAAAACTTCTGTAGATGAATCTATGTTAACTGGTGAATCTATACCTGTTGAAAAAGTACAAAACGATTATGTTATTGGTTCAACAATGAATCAAAATGGCGTTCTCACAATTGAAGCAACAAAAGTAGGCAAAGATACTGCACTCTCTTCTATTATTAAAGTAGTTGAAGAAGCTCAAGGTTCTAAAGCGCCTATCCAAAGACTTGCTGACATTATATCTGGTTATTTTGTGCCTATTGTAGTTGGGATCGCGATACTAACATTTATTATATGGATTACTTTAGTACGCCAAGGTCAATTTGAACCAGCCTTAGTAGCAGCAATTGCCGTAATGGTTATTGCTTGTCCTTGTGCACTTGGGTTAGCTACTCCTACTTCTATTATGGTAGGTACTGGAAAAGCTGCCGAGAACGGTATTTTATTTAAAGGTGGCGAACATATTGAACGTGCGCATCAAATCGATACCGTTGTCTTAGACAAGACGGGAACAATCACACACGGAACACCTGTAGTCACTGACTTTGATGGCGATAATGAAGCATTACAATTATTAGCTAGCGCTGAAAAAGCTTCTGAACATTCACTCGCAGAAGCTATCGTAAATTATGCAAAAGCAGAACAAGTTAATTTATTAGAAGTTCATGACTTCGAAGCTGTACCTGGACGCGGCATCAAAGCTACGATTGATGGAAAATCTTTATTAGTAGGTAATCGTAAATTCTTAGAAGATTATCAAGTAACCATTAGTAGTTCTGAACTACAATTATCCAAGTTTGAACAATCAGGTAAGACGGCTATGTTGATAGCGATTGATCAAAAATTACGTGGTACAATCGCAGTAGCTGATACTGTCAAAGATTCTACCAATAAAGCAATCCAACAGTTACATGATTTAAATATCGAAGTCGTCATGTTGACTGGGGATAACCAACGTACAGCAGAAGCCATTGCTTCACAAGTTGGTATAGATATAGTCATTGCACAAGTGTTACCAGAAGAAAAAGCGGCTAAAATAAAATCATTACAAGCTAATAATAAGACAGTAGCTATGGTTGGAGACGGCGTAAATGATGCACCAGCTTTAGTCCAAGCAGATATTGGTATTGCTATCGGTACAGGAACAGAAGTGGCTATAGAAGCTGCTGATATTACCATTCTTGGTGGCGATTTGTTACTAGTACCTAAAGCAATCACGGCTAGTAAATCGACTATACGTAATATACGTCAAAACTTATTTTGGGCATTTGGTTACAACGTTGCGGGTATTCCTATTGCTGCACTAGGGTTACTTGCACCATGGATTGCTGGTGCTGCAATGGCTTTAAGTTCTGTAAGTGTTGTCACTAATGCACTTAGATTAAAACGCATGAAATTATAA
- a CDS encoding ABC transporter ATP-binding protein has protein sequence MPILKVEGLTKSYGNRHRQQEVLKGLDFSIEKGEFVTIMGPSGSGKTTLLNVLSSIDYITSGTVEINGNKINKMSNKALADFRKQEVGFIFQNYSVLNTLTVKENIMLPLSIQKMSKTEKEKNYSEVTKALGIQDLGHKYPNEISGGQQQRTAAARASVHKPAIIFADEPTGALDSKSAQDLLNRLEDLNENLEATIVMVTHDPVAASYSNRVIMLKDGNIHSEVYQGDDSNQAFYKNIIHMQTALGGVAHEF, from the coding sequence ATGCCTATACTAAAAGTAGAAGGGCTCACTAAAAGCTATGGCAACAGACATAGACAACAAGAAGTGCTTAAAGGCCTTGATTTTTCTATAGAAAAAGGCGAGTTTGTTACGATAATGGGACCATCTGGATCAGGAAAAACAACATTGCTAAACGTATTGAGTTCAATTGATTATATTACAAGTGGTACAGTCGAAATCAATGGCAATAAAATAAATAAAATGAGTAATAAAGCATTAGCTGATTTTAGAAAACAAGAAGTGGGTTTTATTTTTCAAAATTATAGTGTGTTAAATACACTTACAGTTAAAGAAAATATTATGTTACCACTTTCTATTCAAAAAATGTCTAAAACAGAGAAAGAGAAAAATTACAGTGAAGTTACTAAAGCTTTAGGAATTCAAGATTTAGGTCATAAATATCCTAATGAAATATCTGGAGGACAACAACAACGTACTGCTGCAGCGCGTGCGTCTGTTCATAAACCGGCTATTATATTTGCAGATGAGCCTACTGGTGCATTAGATTCTAAAAGTGCCCAAGATTTGTTGAATCGCTTAGAAGATTTAAATGAAAATTTAGAAGCAACGATTGTTATGGTTACACACGATCCTGTCGCAGCAAGTTATTCAAATAGAGTAATCATGTTAAAAGATGGTAACATTCACTCTGAAGTGTACCAAGGTGATGATTCAAATCAAGCCTTTTACAAAAATATTATTCATATGCAGACGGCATTAGGCGGTGTCGCACATGAGTTTTAA